A stretch of Pleuronectes platessa chromosome 24, fPlePla1.1, whole genome shotgun sequence DNA encodes these proteins:
- the igfbp2a gene encoding insulin-like growth factor-binding protein 2-A, with amino-acid sequence MSTSLQPAAMPSSVRCSLLILCASLAGASLAEIVFRCPGCTAERQALCAAPTETCAEIVREPGCGCCPVCARQEGETCGVYTPRCATGLRCYPTPDSELPLEQLVQGEGQCRRKVDPETSTHSQEHREPTSGEAVEPLPEQGVSEVPAVRKPTKEATWLGPKESAVRQHRQEMKTKMKTNKVEEVKPARPKQTQCQQELDQVLERISKMPFRDNRGPLEDLYAMHIPNCDKRGQYNLKQCKMSLHGQRGECWCVNPHTGRPIPSSPTVRGDPNCSQYLPELELELPDTAQI; translated from the exons ATGAGCACCTCCCTGCAGCCTGCAGCCATGCCTTCGTCCGTGCGCTGCAGCCTCCTGATCCTCTGCGCGTCCCTCGCCGGAGCCTCGCTGGCGGAGATCGTGTTCCGCTGCCCGGGCTGCACCGCGGAGCGCCAGGCTCTGTGCGCGGCTCCCACCGAGACGTGCGCGGAGATCGTGCGCGAACCGGGCTGCGGGTGCTGCCCCGTGTGCGCCCGGCAAGAGGGCGAGACGTGCGGCGTGTACACCCCGAGGTGCGCCACCGGGCTGCGGTGCTACCCGACGCCCGACTCCGAGCTGCCCCTGGAGCAGCTGGTGCAGGGCGAGGGGCAGTGCCGGCGCAAAGTGGAcccggagaccagcacccacagCCAGGAGCACCGGGAGCCCACCAGCG gtgagGCCGTGGAGCCGCTGCCCGAGCAGGGCGTCAGCGAGGTGCCGGCCGTGCGGAAGCCCACGAAGGAGGCCACGTGGCTGGGGCCCAAGGAGAGCGCCGTGCGGCAGCACCGGCAGGAGATGAAGACCAAGATGAAGACCAacaaggtggaggaggtgaagccgGCTCGGCCCAAACAG ACCCAGTGTCAGCAGGAGCTGGACCAGGTCCTGGAGCGGATATCTAAGATGCCCTTCAGAGATAACCGAGGGCCCCTGGAGGACCTGTACGCCATGCACATCCCCAACTGCGACAAGAGGGGGCAGTATAACCTCAAACAG TGCAAGATGTCCCTTCACGGCCAGCGGGGCGAGTGCTGGTGCGTGAACCCCCACACCGGCCGACccatcccctcctcccccaccgTGAGGGGCGACCCCAACTGCAGCCAGTACCTcccggagctggagctggagctgcccGACACGGCCCAGATATAG